From one Phycisphaerae bacterium genomic stretch:
- a CDS encoding vitamin B12 dependent methionine synthase, which translates to MAVTILKDIPFDLGLPALLKKLRIDGRPEYAERCSRLAREAALHARPKGAYRLAYVDSKAEDAVVVNGVTLASRILRVNLADSHRVFPFVVTCGVELEAWSQTITDMLERFWADTIMEEALRSAFETLTADMNRRYQLGKTAMMNPGSLEDWPIEQQTALFSLLGDASVQIGVRLTDSFLMVPIKSASGLRFPTETGFENCQLCPRERCPNRRAPYDASLHARRFSAAH; encoded by the coding sequence ATGGCAGTCACGATTCTCAAGGACATTCCCTTCGATCTCGGTCTTCCTGCATTGCTGAAGAAGCTGCGGATCGACGGGCGACCCGAATACGCGGAACGGTGCAGCCGCCTGGCACGAGAAGCTGCCCTGCACGCTCGACCCAAAGGAGCCTACCGGCTCGCTTACGTCGACTCCAAGGCGGAGGACGCCGTCGTCGTCAACGGTGTCACACTGGCCAGCCGCATTCTCCGGGTGAACTTGGCGGACAGCCATCGCGTCTTCCCCTTCGTGGTCACCTGCGGGGTCGAACTCGAGGCGTGGTCGCAGACCATCACCGACATGCTGGAGCGGTTCTGGGCCGATACGATCATGGAGGAGGCGCTGCGATCGGCCTTCGAGACACTCACTGCGGACATGAACCGGCGGTATCAGTTGGGCAAGACCGCGATGATGAATCCCGGCTCGCTGGAAGACTGGCCGATCGAGCAGCAGACCGCGCTGTTCAGCCTGCTCGGCGACGCCAGCGTGCAGATCGGTGTCAGGCTCACCGACAGTTTCCTGATGGTCCCGATCAAGAGCGCCTCAGGGCTTCGTTTTCCCACCGAGACAGGTTTCGAGAACTGCCAGCTCTGCCCGCGTGAGAGGTGTCCGAACCGGCGAGCACCGTATGATGCCTCCCTCCACGCACGCCGCTTCTCGGCGGCGCACTGA
- a CDS encoding alpha-L-fucosidase: protein MTRSRVLMAAVLLASGLTGTALAADDAVDPYARETREQRDARMKWWREARFGMFIHWGIYSVPAGTYHDKRIGGIGERIRNSANIPC, encoded by the coding sequence ATGACTCGTAGCAGAGTACTGATGGCAGCGGTTCTTCTCGCGTCCGGCTTGACGGGTACTGCCCTGGCTGCCGACGACGCCGTGGATCCCTATGCCCGCGAGACGCGAGAACAGCGCGACGCGCGCATGAAGTGGTGGCGTGAGGCCCGATTCGGCATGTTCATTCACTGGGGTATCTACTCTGTCCCGGCCGGCACCTACCACGACAAACGCATTGGCGGGATCGGGGAGAGGATCAGGAACTCCGCCAACATACCCTGCG
- the pepD gene encoding beta-Ala-His dipeptidase, which produces MSHTSAFSGLKPQGLWTHFEAFTRIPRPSGSEQDIAAYVCSWAAERGYPVVRDKVGNVCIHVPGRGALAGAAPIVLQSHLDMVCERNADCPYDTAKGTMHVVRDGDWLSAEGTTLGADNGIGCSAMLHVAELEDLACAPLDLLFTLDEERGLTGVKQLDPNMLRGRTLLNLDSEDETTVTVGCAGGCTTSLQWSDRREPLPAGWTQSELSVTGLKGGHSGMDIDKNRLNAIKAMARTLQSLLGRQIPLRLARLDGGDKSNAIPRECRATVCHPAGFKHVVREEVEGTRQALAAQYTGLDDGLKIGMSEPALDEAAGPFTPDSTRRFLDLLCAIPSGVIAMTPGIVGLVETSNNLSSVRTDADGFKLVCSSRSSNAQALGEVLDAIQALARMAGATAQRGEGYPGWKPDMTSRALAVLQQTYRRLFSKEITVMGIHAGLECGLIGERIPGMDMISLGPMIQGVHAPGERVNIPSVERFARLLAAVLSDLSR; this is translated from the coding sequence ATGAGCCATACGAGCGCTTTCTCCGGCCTCAAGCCCCAAGGGCTGTGGACACACTTTGAAGCCTTCACCAGGATTCCGCGCCCGTCCGGCTCGGAGCAGGACATCGCCGCCTACGTATGCTCCTGGGCCGCCGAGCGGGGGTACCCGGTCGTCCGGGACAAGGTCGGCAACGTGTGCATCCACGTGCCCGGACGGGGTGCCCTGGCCGGCGCGGCCCCGATTGTCCTCCAAAGCCACCTCGACATGGTCTGCGAGCGTAATGCCGACTGTCCCTACGACACCGCCAAGGGCACGATGCACGTGGTCCGCGATGGTGACTGGCTCAGCGCCGAAGGGACCACGCTCGGGGCGGACAACGGCATCGGCTGCTCGGCCATGCTGCATGTGGCCGAGCTTGAGGATCTGGCCTGCGCCCCGCTCGACCTGCTGTTCACGCTCGACGAGGAGCGGGGACTCACCGGGGTCAAGCAGCTTGACCCGAACATGCTTCGCGGCCGCACCTTGCTGAACCTGGATTCCGAGGACGAGACCACGGTCACCGTGGGTTGTGCGGGCGGCTGCACGACGTCGCTCCAGTGGTCTGACCGGCGCGAACCGCTTCCGGCCGGCTGGACGCAATCGGAATTGTCCGTGACCGGGCTCAAAGGCGGGCACTCCGGAATGGACATCGACAAGAACCGGCTCAACGCGATCAAAGCCATGGCTCGGACCCTGCAGAGCCTTCTCGGGAGACAGATCCCCCTGCGGTTGGCCAGACTGGATGGCGGAGACAAGAGCAATGCCATTCCTCGCGAATGCCGGGCGACGGTCTGCCACCCGGCCGGCTTCAAGCACGTTGTCCGCGAGGAGGTGGAGGGCACGCGGCAGGCGCTGGCCGCCCAGTACACCGGCCTGGACGACGGCCTGAAGATCGGCATGTCGGAGCCAGCGCTGGACGAGGCCGCCGGGCCGTTCACGCCGGACAGCACGCGTCGCTTCCTGGACCTGCTGTGTGCCATTCCGTCCGGCGTTATCGCCATGACCCCGGGCATCGTCGGGCTAGTAGAAACATCCAATAACCTCTCATCGGTGCGCACGGACGCCGATGGCTTCAAGCTCGTCTGCTCGTCACGCTCGTCCAATGCCCAGGCCCTGGGCGAGGTCCTCGATGCGATCCAAGCGCTGGCTCGAATGGCTGGCGCCACTGCCCAGAGAGGGGAAGGCTACCCCGGCTGGAAGCCAGACATGACCTCGAGAGCCCTGGCAGTCCTGCAGCAGACGTATCGCCGGCTCTTCAGCAAGGAAATCACGGTGATGGGGATCCACGCGGGCCTTGAGTGCGGACTCATCGGTGAACGAATCCCTGGGATGGATATGATCTCGTTGGGACCGATGATCCAAGGTGTGCACGCACCAGGCGAGCGGGTGAACATCCCGTCCGTGGAGCGGTTCGCGAGACTGCTTGCGGCGGTGCTGAGCGATCTGTCGCGGTAG
- a CDS encoding VCBS repeat-containing protein — translation MNQGPAMKRVSIRGLIRGSVAVLAAGLCMGQSCSDSTPVSPPVGSACGQFAAECVNLLGTAPYALAPADLDKDSDIDLVVVNFGTANVSVLLNPGDGRLVESGRYTVTDWPDDVAIGDWNADGHLDLAVQGPLGVSLLAGSGDGTFASAVTLDIWQNAPQRLTAADMDGDHRLDLVIAGGVLVADNVTIMRNNGRAHFTAAQSVTVDELLAGFSAAEVADLNGDSSLDLVLANRYAGKVHILTADGQGGYSTSALDVAGASHILNDLLIQDMDGDGTLDFVVADNGNPLDAQDAGSVILLLNPISGTTSPVNFSAGTSPVSLATGDVNGDGLRDIIVANNMSDDVSVLFGQRAGGFASRMSIAVGDGPTAVVARDFSNDGNLDIAVSNMNSGTVSILINDGTGHFTATR, via the coding sequence ATGAACCAAGGTCCTGCCATGAAACGGGTGTCGATCCGCGGCCTGATTCGCGGGAGTGTGGCGGTGCTCGCTGCTGGGCTCTGCATGGGGCAAAGCTGTTCAGATTCCACGCCGGTGTCGCCGCCGGTCGGTTCGGCTTGCGGGCAGTTTGCCGCCGAGTGCGTGAATCTCCTCGGTACCGCTCCCTATGCTTTGGCTCCGGCCGATCTCGACAAGGACAGCGACATCGATCTCGTGGTGGTGAACTTCGGTACGGCCAACGTCAGCGTGTTGCTCAATCCGGGTGACGGGCGACTCGTGGAGTCGGGCAGATACACGGTGACCGATTGGCCTGACGATGTCGCCATCGGAGACTGGAATGCGGATGGTCACCTCGATCTGGCCGTCCAGGGGCCGCTCGGCGTCTCGCTGCTGGCCGGCAGCGGCGACGGGACGTTCGCTTCGGCGGTCACACTGGACATCTGGCAGAACGCGCCCCAGCGGTTGACCGCTGCGGACATGGACGGCGACCACCGGCTGGATCTCGTGATCGCGGGCGGCGTGCTCGTTGCCGACAACGTGACGATCATGCGCAACAACGGCCGGGCCCATTTCACCGCGGCCCAGTCGGTGACGGTGGATGAACTTCTGGCCGGCTTCAGCGCGGCCGAGGTCGCCGACCTGAACGGCGACTCTTCTCTCGATCTGGTCCTCGCGAACCGGTACGCCGGCAAGGTGCACATCCTGACCGCGGACGGGCAGGGCGGCTACAGTACCTCCGCCCTGGATGTGGCCGGGGCCAGCCATATTCTCAACGATCTTCTTATCCAGGATATGGACGGCGACGGGACATTGGATTTCGTCGTCGCGGACAACGGCAATCCCCTGGATGCGCAGGATGCGGGGTCGGTGATTCTACTGCTGAATCCGATCAGCGGCACGACGAGCCCGGTCAACTTCAGCGCCGGGACCTCACCGGTTTCGCTGGCGACCGGCGATGTGAATGGCGACGGGTTGCGGGATATCATTGTCGCCAACAACATGTCCGACGACGTCTCCGTCCTTTTCGGTCAACGAGCGGGCGGCTTCGCCTCGCGGATGAGCATCGCTGTCGGCGACGGTCCCACGGCCGTGGTCGCCAGGGACTTCAGCAACGACGGCAATCTCGACATCGCTGTCTCCAACATGAACTCTGGAACGGTGAGCATCTTGATCAATGACGGCACTGGCCATTTCACCGCGACCCGATGA
- a CDS encoding TIM barrel protein — protein sequence MQTKATGNRGKYRFSFGPWNISEGADPFGPQTRDPVAFASKLKVYRKLGFAGVQFHDDDAVPDLNKLSRQSVVAKATALGKVLKNEGLEPEFVAPRLWEDPRTIDGGYTSNSPALRQYAVDRSLLAIDIADALGCRNIVLWLAREGTYIRESKNARVAHEYLLSAINKMLNHHPYIRIMIEPKPNEPMDHAYVPTIGHAISLAYLSMDPNRVGGLIETAHAKLAGLDPSDEMAFALFHKKLWSVHLNDQNGLKFDEDKNFGAANLREAFNQVRILEEGGYGSEGEMVGLDVKTFRTQKQTNNTAHLANSKRFFELLVQKVRAFDRKAEARFIKDRDYEGLERLVIEHLLGVK from the coding sequence GTGCAGACGAAGGCGACCGGCAATCGGGGTAAGTACCGTTTCTCGTTCGGGCCGTGGAATATCAGCGAGGGAGCGGATCCGTTCGGTCCCCAGACGCGTGATCCGGTCGCGTTCGCCAGTAAACTCAAGGTCTACCGAAAGCTCGGATTCGCCGGCGTGCAATTCCACGACGACGACGCAGTACCTGATCTCAACAAGCTGTCCCGCCAGAGCGTCGTGGCCAAAGCCACGGCGCTGGGCAAGGTCCTCAAGAACGAGGGGCTGGAGCCCGAGTTCGTCGCCCCGCGTCTCTGGGAGGATCCCCGGACCATCGACGGCGGATACACCTCCAACAGTCCGGCACTCCGTCAGTACGCCGTGGATCGCTCGCTGCTGGCGATTGACATCGCTGATGCCCTCGGCTGCCGCAATATCGTTCTGTGGCTGGCCCGGGAAGGAACCTATATCCGCGAGTCCAAGAACGCCCGCGTTGCCCACGAGTACCTGCTGTCGGCGATTAACAAGATGCTCAATCATCATCCCTATATCCGTATCATGATCGAGCCCAAGCCGAACGAGCCGATGGATCATGCCTACGTGCCGACTATCGGCCATGCGATCTCGCTCGCCTATCTCTCGATGGATCCGAATCGCGTCGGCGGACTGATTGAGACCGCTCACGCCAAGCTGGCCGGGCTCGATCCGTCCGACGAAATGGCCTTTGCCTTGTTCCACAAGAAACTGTGGAGCGTCCACCTCAACGACCAGAATGGTCTGAAGTTCGACGAGGACAAGAACTTCGGGGCCGCCAACCTTCGCGAGGCCTTCAATCAGGTCCGGATCCTCGAGGAAGGCGGCTACGGCAGTGAGGGCGAGATGGTCGGCCTCGACGTCAAGACCTTCCGGACCCAGAAACAGACCAACAACACTGCCCACCTGGCCAACAGCAAGCGGTTCTTCGAACTCCTGGTCCAGAAGGTCCGCGCTTTCGACCGCAAGGCCGAGGCTCGGTTCATCAAGGACCGCGATTACGAGGGGCTCGAGCGCCTCGTGATCGAGCATCTGCTTGGGGTCAAGTAG
- a CDS encoding VCBS repeat-containing protein — protein MSSARRVIISLLGALGLAFFPACLPVPQPPGDEQPGSDIAATVEVEPNNSMTAAALVTFDAQGRARLQGTILGLELGVDSDYFDLGPMNAGDQIQAYLNTSGSDLQGMLGVFDADSKLFVLSQEEIPRGATAPRSPDVEWGQPLSIDEIVRHESSHYYLVVSRKPGVGNVKGPYEVLVRLRRGLGVPAPRSQIVLLDYRPATVTVPGKGVLSFGAFDPGAVSSRYAGQADTVKRQITRTVRQNYARYAVQVYDSDEDIAELAAPYSTVYFGGACSAALGMELGETDFYNHDAADNAIVFTDSFTLDLFTSPPDATGLGTAMGNVASHEIAHLLGLSHVVDSGGTDLMSALEIPDRFMTDLRFRDNASLAWTLFPVPNIWLSQDAGVMLTETLGRAAFAVAAEVTVGTGPMSVTASDYDGDGDLDLTIGCPLASELWLAKNENGAFPNPFAFTLAPTGVVAADFNGDGAADLAATDRNSGDAGVYVFLTDDGGVLTDPAVYALQDGPWAMAAADLNGDGRPDLVVSHFPSETVSALLNLGNGSFGVDAGAVPVPFANALAGGDLDGDGREDVTVASLGSSTSAAGVYILPSNGDGSFGETRHLLGDALTTSVAVADLNGDRHPDILVTDSYANLIYAVLNDGLGRFEGAQAVGYPVGGAPVAIAVGDLDGDTYVDLAVANSSTNDVSVLLGRGDGTFESEWPFGVGAEPSAVTIADLNGDGHPDLAVANMGGDTVSVLLGRGDGTFGAP, from the coding sequence ATGTCGTCAGCACGACGCGTGATCATCAGTCTGCTCGGCGCCTTGGGCCTCGCGTTCTTCCCGGCTTGTCTGCCGGTGCCGCAGCCGCCCGGCGATGAACAGCCCGGTTCCGACATCGCCGCCACCGTGGAGGTTGAGCCCAACAACAGCATGACGGCCGCAGCCCTGGTGACGTTCGACGCCCAGGGGCGGGCACGGCTGCAGGGCACGATCCTCGGCCTCGAACTCGGCGTAGACAGCGACTACTTCGACCTGGGCCCGATGAACGCCGGAGATCAGATCCAGGCCTACCTCAACACGTCCGGATCCGACCTGCAGGGGATGCTCGGGGTTTTCGATGCCGACAGCAAGTTGTTTGTCCTGAGCCAGGAGGAGATCCCGCGAGGTGCCACTGCCCCGCGGAGCCCGGATGTCGAGTGGGGACAGCCTCTTTCGATCGACGAGATCGTTCGCCACGAGTCGAGTCACTACTATCTGGTGGTGAGTCGCAAGCCGGGCGTGGGCAACGTCAAGGGCCCATACGAAGTCCTGGTTCGCCTCCGGCGAGGTCTCGGCGTTCCCGCTCCGCGAAGTCAGATCGTCCTCCTCGATTACCGGCCAGCGACGGTGACTGTGCCCGGCAAGGGGGTTCTTTCGTTTGGCGCCTTTGACCCCGGTGCGGTCAGTTCGCGTTACGCGGGCCAGGCGGACACGGTCAAGCGGCAGATAACCCGCACCGTCCGTCAGAACTACGCTCGCTATGCTGTCCAGGTGTACGATAGCGACGAGGACATTGCCGAGCTGGCGGCGCCTTACTCCACCGTGTACTTCGGCGGTGCCTGCTCCGCCGCCCTGGGCATGGAGCTCGGCGAGACCGACTTCTACAACCACGATGCAGCCGACAACGCCATCGTGTTCACTGACAGCTTCACGCTCGACTTGTTCACCTCGCCGCCGGATGCAACCGGGCTGGGTACCGCGATGGGCAACGTCGCCTCGCACGAGATCGCCCATCTGCTGGGTCTCAGTCACGTGGTTGACTCGGGCGGGACTGACCTCATGAGTGCCCTGGAGATTCCCGATCGCTTCATGACCGACCTGCGATTCCGCGACAATGCCTCCTTGGCTTGGACGCTGTTCCCGGTTCCCAACATCTGGCTCTCTCAGGACGCCGGCGTCATGCTCACGGAGACGCTTGGGCGAGCTGCATTCGCTGTGGCGGCCGAGGTCACCGTGGGAACTGGCCCCATGAGCGTCACCGCCTCCGATTACGACGGCGACGGAGATCTCGATCTGACCATCGGTTGCCCGCTGGCGTCCGAGCTTTGGTTGGCCAAGAACGAAAACGGAGCTTTCCCCAATCCGTTTGCCTTCACCCTGGCGCCGACCGGGGTGGTGGCCGCGGATTTCAATGGTGATGGTGCGGCCGACCTGGCCGCGACGGACCGCAACTCCGGTGACGCGGGCGTGTATGTCTTCCTGACCGACGATGGAGGGGTACTGACCGATCCGGCCGTCTACGCCCTTCAGGACGGTCCCTGGGCCATGGCCGCCGCCGATTTGAACGGCGATGGCCGTCCTGATCTGGTCGTCAGTCATTTCCCCTCCGAGACGGTCTCTGCCTTGCTGAACCTCGGCAACGGCAGCTTTGGCGTGGATGCCGGCGCGGTGCCAGTGCCATTCGCCAACGCTCTGGCGGGCGGTGACCTTGATGGCGATGGTCGGGAAGATGTGACCGTCGCCAGCCTGGGCTCATCGACCAGCGCCGCGGGGGTGTACATTCTGCCCAGCAACGGCGACGGCTCCTTCGGTGAGACTCGGCATCTGTTGGGCGATGCACTCACCACCTCGGTGGCCGTGGCTGACCTCAATGGCGATCGACACCCCGATATTCTGGTGACCGATAGCTACGCGAATCTCATCTACGCGGTGCTCAACGATGGTCTCGGCCGGTTCGAGGGCGCCCAGGCGGTGGGGTATCCAGTCGGGGGGGCGCCGGTCGCCATTGCCGTCGGCGATCTGGACGGTGACACGTACGTGGATCTTGCGGTCGCCAACAGCAGTACCAACGACGTGTCCGTACTTCTCGGGCGCGGGGATGGGACGTTCGAATCTGAGTGGCCGTTTGGCGTGGGTGCCGAGCCTTCCGCGGTGACGATCGCGGATCTCAACGGCGACGGGCATCCGGACCTTGCGGTGGCCAACATGGGTGGAGACACCGTCTCCGTTCTGCTTGGCCGCGGTGACGGGACGTTCGGGGCACCATGA
- a CDS encoding DUF5009 domain-containing protein — translation MNDTPWITRCQSTRGRVASVDAFRGLTILIMAFVNELAGMKDIPPWMKHFPANGDGMTFVDVVFPAFLFIMGMAIPFALGGRIERGEHWSRVCGHVLGRTARLVIMGVFMVNMSRVNAELTGMTRAQWCLAVYMGFILIWNDYPASIPEAVRLILRLAGISVLVAMAAIYGAEEQGRLVRMRTSWWGILGLIGWAYLLASVIYLAFRNRPAGIAGMLAMCVAIFIGDKTGMLGWLNGLGIVSVGRLHLDLRVHEYFNVGGHIGGHTAVALAGVLVARAIRSPDAPPSAGRRIGLMLLLAASFMAGGFLLRSAFGINKNAATPTWGLYSAGFATLVFSVLYVVMDVVGWTRWSFFLRPAGASAVLAYILPSIIESALSLAGITWLDTHFNAGSQAIVRSAVFALLIVALTGGLMRLHVRLKV, via the coding sequence ATGAATGACACACCCTGGATCACTCGGTGCCAATCTACTCGGGGCCGCGTGGCGTCCGTCGACGCCTTCCGCGGACTGACGATCCTCATCATGGCTTTCGTCAACGAGTTGGCGGGCATGAAGGACATCCCCCCGTGGATGAAACACTTCCCCGCAAACGGTGACGGCATGACCTTCGTGGACGTGGTCTTCCCCGCGTTCCTTTTCATCATGGGGATGGCCATTCCCTTTGCCCTCGGCGGCAGGATCGAGCGTGGGGAGCACTGGTCACGTGTCTGCGGCCATGTGCTGGGGCGCACTGCGCGGCTCGTGATCATGGGGGTTTTCATGGTCAATATGAGCCGTGTCAACGCCGAGCTGACCGGGATGACCCGTGCTCAATGGTGCCTAGCCGTGTACATGGGCTTCATTCTGATTTGGAACGATTATCCGGCCTCAATTCCCGAGGCCGTTCGCCTCATCCTCCGCTTGGCCGGAATCAGCGTTCTCGTCGCCATGGCCGCCATCTACGGGGCAGAGGAGCAGGGCCGACTTGTGCGGATGCGGACTTCCTGGTGGGGCATTCTCGGGCTGATCGGATGGGCATACCTTCTCGCGAGCGTCATTTACCTGGCGTTCAGGAACCGACCGGCGGGAATCGCGGGGATGCTGGCCATGTGTGTGGCGATCTTCATCGGCGACAAGACCGGCATGTTGGGCTGGCTCAACGGCCTTGGAATTGTTAGCGTTGGCCGGCTGCATCTCGACCTCCGCGTCCACGAGTACTTCAATGTCGGCGGTCACATTGGAGGCCATACGGCCGTGGCCCTGGCCGGCGTGCTGGTGGCCAGGGCGATCAGGAGCCCCGATGCGCCGCCGTCAGCCGGCCGGCGGATCGGCCTCATGCTCCTGCTGGCGGCGAGTTTCATGGCTGGAGGCTTTCTTCTCCGCTCGGCCTTCGGGATCAACAAGAACGCGGCCACGCCCACCTGGGGACTGTACAGCGCTGGATTCGCCACGCTGGTTTTCAGTGTTCTGTACGTGGTCATGGATGTCGTCGGCTGGACGCGGTGGTCCTTTTTTCTTCGCCCGGCGGGGGCCAGCGCGGTCCTGGCGTACATCCTACCGTCAATCATCGAGTCGGCTCTCAGCCTGGCGGGCATCACCTGGCTGGACACCCACTTCAATGCCGGGAGCCAAGCCATTGTCCGATCGGCGGTGTTCGCTCTCCTGATCGTCGCCCTGACCGGCGGGCTGATGCGGCTCCATGTTCGGCTAAAGGTCTAG
- a CDS encoding zinc-binding dehydrogenase → MSWADSPGEMTALVYRVRPVAWTVTKVAGWAWPGVFWSGHSGLRLARVPIPPLPSPRWVRLRPLLGGICGTDLAAVMQRHHPASILQTISSMPAVLGHENVSIIDAIGPEVTGWQPGDRVVAESALSCAAREIEPCCRMCAAGRFTLCQHFRTGPLPVGSMIGWNNFTGGSWAPRFVAHVSQLHRVPAAIDDATAVLTDPIAGAVHAVLRRPPSDEQTVLVLGSGLVGMGVTGAIRALGSRCRVVALGRSPRQAEMMRRFGANEQVSLRRSAPQAERYGRIAELIGGEVVPSKFGHQAFFGGFDMVFDCVGNGQSLTDAMKYARSGGTVVEVGTSQIGLVDTAPLWLDELSLIGANGRAIERYRGRPMHTYEVVFELITQKKLDLTGLLTHRFRVDQYREAFATLAGRARTGAIKVAFTQDHADLHA, encoded by the coding sequence ATGAGCTGGGCAGATTCACCAGGCGAGATGACCGCCCTAGTTTACCGCGTCCGGCCGGTGGCCTGGACTGTGACCAAGGTCGCCGGCTGGGCCTGGCCGGGGGTGTTCTGGTCCGGACACTCTGGCCTGAGGCTGGCGAGAGTCCCGATCCCCCCGCTGCCGTCGCCTCGGTGGGTTCGGTTGCGGCCGTTGCTTGGTGGAATCTGCGGGACGGACTTGGCGGCGGTCATGCAGCGTCACCACCCGGCCTCGATCCTCCAGACGATTTCGAGCATGCCGGCAGTCCTGGGCCACGAGAACGTCAGCATCATCGACGCAATCGGGCCGGAGGTAACCGGCTGGCAACCCGGCGATCGCGTGGTGGCGGAGTCGGCGCTTTCGTGTGCCGCCCGGGAAATCGAGCCCTGCTGCCGGATGTGCGCGGCGGGCCGGTTCACCCTTTGCCAGCACTTCCGGACGGGCCCCCTTCCGGTCGGTTCGATGATCGGCTGGAACAACTTTACCGGGGGAAGCTGGGCTCCCCGGTTCGTGGCACATGTATCGCAGCTTCACCGCGTGCCGGCGGCCATCGACGATGCGACCGCCGTCCTGACCGATCCGATCGCCGGCGCGGTGCACGCCGTGCTGCGACGCCCGCCCAGCGACGAGCAGACCGTTCTCGTCCTCGGCTCCGGTCTCGTAGGGATGGGTGTGACCGGTGCGATCCGGGCCCTGGGCTCGCGATGTCGAGTTGTCGCCCTCGGTCGAAGCCCGCGCCAGGCGGAGATGATGCGTCGGTTTGGTGCGAACGAACAGGTGAGCCTCCGCCGATCCGCGCCTCAGGCGGAACGCTACGGCAGAATCGCCGAGCTGATCGGCGGAGAGGTGGTTCCCTCCAAGTTCGGCCATCAGGCCTTCTTCGGCGGCTTCGACATGGTGTTTGACTGCGTGGGAAACGGCCAGAGCCTGACGGACGCGATGAAATACGCCCGATCCGGCGGGACGGTGGTCGAGGTGGGCACCTCGCAGATCGGGCTGGTGGACACCGCCCCGCTCTGGCTTGACGAGCTGTCGCTGATCGGAGCCAACGGCCGTGCCATCGAGCGTTATCGGGGGCGCCCGATGCACACCTACGAGGTGGTGTTCGAGCTGATCACGCAGAAGAAGCTCGACCTGACCGGCCTGCTGACCCACCGGTTCCGAGTCGATCAGTATCGGGAGGCCTTCGCCACGCTGGCGGGCCGGGCTCGGACCGGGGCCATCAAGGTCGCGTTCACGCAAGACCACGCTGATCTGCATGCGTAG
- a CDS encoding DUF3795 domain-containing protein, whose amino-acid sequence MARIQAFCGLDCGECEAYAATQTNDQAGLAQVAQKWTRQYGGREYRADMCVCDGCPSGKRISTAHAATCGVRTCATARGVQTCAHCPDYGCETLKGFFTFAPILKDKLEAIRKKLGK is encoded by the coding sequence ATGGCCAGGATCCAAGCGTTCTGTGGTCTGGATTGCGGCGAATGTGAAGCCTACGCCGCCACTCAGACAAACGACCAGGCCGGACTGGCGCAGGTGGCTCAGAAATGGACCCGGCAATACGGTGGGAGAGAGTATCGCGCCGACATGTGCGTATGTGACGGATGCCCCTCGGGCAAACGGATCAGCACCGCCCACGCAGCCACATGCGGCGTGCGAACCTGCGCCACCGCGCGAGGAGTCCAGACCTGCGCTCATTGCCCGGACTACGGCTGCGAGACGCTCAAGGGCTTCTTCACGTTCGCGCCCATCCTCAAGGACAAGCTGGAAGCGATCAGAAAGAAGCTTGGCAAATGA
- a CDS encoding zinc metallopeptidase — protein MRWRNDRQSGNVEDRRGMSVAGRTTLVGGGAGVIIIILLGLFLGVDPSRLMTNLQSMPEGAPAAPASPGVRETGGPDDEMAKFVSVVLADTEDVWNEVFRRMGKTYREPKLVLFSGAVNSACGMAESATGPFYCPGDEKVYIDLSFYQDLKNRFQAPGDFAQAYVIAHEVGHHVQNLLGIMDRVNAQRARLTESESNKLLVRLELQADFFAGLWANHAHRMKQIIEPGDVEEALNAATAIGDDRLQRQSRGYVTPDSFTHGTSAQRTRWFRRGLETGDLSRGDTFAAPDL, from the coding sequence ATGCGATGGAGAAACGACCGGCAAAGTGGGAACGTGGAGGATCGCCGGGGCATGTCGGTGGCTGGCCGGACCACCCTGGTGGGCGGTGGCGCGGGGGTGATCATCATCATCCTGCTCGGCCTGTTTCTTGGTGTGGATCCAAGCCGGCTGATGACCAACTTGCAGAGCATGCCGGAAGGCGCGCCCGCAGCCCCCGCATCGCCGGGCGTGAGAGAGACCGGTGGTCCGGACGACGAGATGGCGAAGTTCGTCTCGGTTGTTCTGGCCGACACCGAGGATGTGTGGAACGAGGTGTTCCGACGGATGGGCAAGACCTACCGCGAACCGAAGTTGGTCCTATTCTCAGGCGCGGTCAACTCGGCGTGCGGGATGGCCGAGTCGGCAACAGGCCCCTTCTACTGTCCGGGCGACGAGAAGGTGTACATTGATCTTAGCTTCTATCAGGATCTCAAAAACCGCTTTCAGGCACCTGGGGACTTCGCCCAGGCCTATGTCATCGCCCACGAAGTGGGGCACCATGTGCAGAACCTGCTGGGCATCATGGATCGCGTCAACGCCCAACGTGCCCGGCTCACCGAATCAGAGTCCAACAAGCTCCTCGTGCGTCTCGAACTGCAGGCGGACTTCTTTGCCGGCCTCTGGGCCAACCACGCCCACCGCATGAAGCAGATCATCGAACCCGGCGATGTCGAGGAAGCCCTCAATGCCGCCACCGCGATAGGTGACGACCGGCTCCAGCGGCAGAGCCGCGGCTACGTGACGCCCGATTCATTCACCCACGGCACTTCCGCGCAACGGACGCGCTGGTTCCGCCGCGGGCTTGAAACGGGGGATCTGTCTCGGGGGGATACGTTCGCCGCACCGGACCTGTGA